From a region of the Vanrija pseudolonga chromosome 2, complete sequence genome:
- the cpr-c1_0 gene encoding NADPH-dependent conjugated polyketone reductase C1, translated as MTAFPTVTLNDGNKYPVVGFGTGSALYQKDATDLVVSALESGFVSLDTAEVYANTQSVGDALKQWGGKREDVYILTKWGKSQPGSDVNEPRKVLEGLLKELGTDYVDLYLIHFPKVTDRPLAETWKVFEQIKRDGLARSIGVSNFAAEKIEELAKTWEIPAAVNQIEYSPYIYHSAQIERLAAVQKKYDVKFQAYGPLSSLSRTPGGPVDPVVKKIAEAHKATEAQVLLKWAQQFGGGTVVTTSRNVPRQKEYVEAFTKISALTDAEVAEIAEAGKGRFYRQFLQNIWDEAEQ; from the exons ATGACTGCCTTCCCTACTGTCACCCTTAACGACGGCAACAAGtaccccgtcgtcggcttcg GCACCGGCTCCGCCCTCTACCAGAAGGACGCGACCGACCTTgtcgtctcggcgctcgagAGCGGCTTCGtctcgctcgacacggccgagGTGTACGCCAACACGCagagcgtcggcgacgccctCAAGCAGTGGGgcggcaagcgcgaggacgtCTACATCCTCACCAAGTGGGGCAAGTCGCAGCCCGGCTCGGACGTCAACGAGCCCcgcaaggtgctcgagggcctcctcaaggagctcggcaccGACTATGTCGACCTGTACCTCATCCACTTCCCCAAGGTGACGGaccgcccgctcgccgagacgtGGAAGGTGTTTGAGCAGATCaagcgcgacggcctcgcccgctcgATCGGCGTGTCCAACTTTGCTGCTGAGAAGATTgaggagctcgccaagaCGTGGGAGATCCCCGCTGCCGTCAACCAGAT CGAGTACTCGCCCTACATTTACCACTCGGCGCAGattgagcgcctcgcggccgtgcAGAAGAAGTACGACGTCAAGTTCCAGGCGTACGGCCCGCTCTCGAGCCTGTCGCGCACGCCCGGCGGACCCGTCGACCCCGTCGTGAAGAagatcgccgaggcgcacaaggcgaccgaggcgcagGTGCTCCTCAAGTGGGCGCAGCAgtttggcggcggcaccgtcgtGAC cacCTCGCGCAACGTCCCCCGCCAGAAGGAGTACGTCGAGGCCTTCACCAAGATCAGCGccctcaccgacgccgaggtggccgagatCGCCGAGGCAGGCAAGGGCCGCTTCTACCGTCAGTTCCTGCAGAACATCtgggacgaggccgagcagtAG
- the rhaM gene encoding L-rhamnose mutarotase has translation MTLPSLPRTNEGQRICQVVKLKPEHAEEYIRIHADVWPAVLESLRKANFVDYSVHYFAELNLLIAHMRYLGSDLEADAAGVRESEETRRWWKITDAMQETFVQGSTGSTSPLGWWLNVPEVFRMEQ, from the exons ATGACCCTCCCCAGCCTGCCGCGCACGAACGAGGGCCAGCGTATCTGCCAGGTAGTCAAGCTCAAGCCCGAGCACGCGGAGGAGTACATCCGG ATACACGCCGACGTGTGGCCTGCCGTGCTCGAGTCGCTGCGCAAGGCCAACTTTGTTG ACTACTCGGTGCACTACTTCGCCGAACTCAACCTGCTGATCGCCCACATGCGATACCTTGGGTCCGACctcgaagccgacgccgcgggggtgcgcgagagcgaggagacgcggcggtggtggaag ATCACCGACGCGATGCAGGAGACGTTCGTCCAAGGCTCGACAGGCAGCACGTCGCCCCTTGGGTGGTGGCTCAACGTGCCAGAGGTGTTCCGGATGGAGCAGTAG